The genomic stretch CTTGTCTGCAgtcttgaagccctgagttcaaacaccagtcccaccaaaaaaaaaaaaaattggcctgGGTTTACAGCACAGTGCTAGAGGGCTTGCTTAGAATGCTCCATGCCCTGGCtgtgatccctagcactgcaaggTAAAAATTCAAAAACTCAAGATGATGACATTAGAGATTAAACCAAGCATGTGGGCTGTGGGTCTTGGGATCTGTGCAACCATGAAGGTCAAAAGCCCATGAAGAGGCTGGAAGCTtgactcacatggtagagtgcctgcctaccaagctccagaccctgagttcagatgCCTGTTATtgccaaaacaaaaagctgggtgctggtggctcacatctgtaatcttagctactcaggaggcagagacctggaggctcaaggtttgaggtcagcccaagcaaatagtttgcaagaccctatctcaaaaatacccaactcgggctgggaatgtagctcagtggttgagtgtttgcttagcatgtatgaggccctgggtttactccctagtaccaacaaaaaaaaaaaaaaaggaaggaaaagaaaagaaaaatgcccacGAAAGCAAACCTATTGGTTGGAAAGTTTGAGAAGTACCATTTTCATCCCCTGAATCTCCAAGTCCTTCCTGTGTGTTTCTTAGGAGCTCCCAACTTGCTGTGTCCTTGCCCCACTTGCTGTTTTCTCTGCCTGGGAGCATTTCACAGGTCagtgactttcttttcttctatttgtgtCTAGCTGCCAATGCAAGGAGACCCCAGGACCCCTGTCCACTCCACTGCTGACCAGCCCACCTACCTGTGCTGAGCCTTTCCGCAGGCCTTCCCCTTTGCTTCTGTGGGATCCTGTGACGTGGGGTCAGTCCGGCTGGAGAAGAAAAACCCTCTCATGCTAGTGTTGCAGACCCCAGAGGGTGAGAAAGGGGGACCTCATTGAAACCCCTGGGCTCATCCCTAAGGAATAGTCGCAGCCTTTTTGTTATCAAGGCCCTCTTTTGGTGTATGTATGTTCTGTTGCCCCTGCTGTACTGTACCAATGAAGGAACCATTCACTTTTCCCTTTCCAAATTAACAAAGCTGTCTATAACTGAGTACAATAAAATCAACATCCCAGTGATTCCTATGATTTCATCACAGCCAATCAGGGCTCCTGATCAGCATAAGCTAATCAGGGTGGCCACAATGAGTTGGTAAAATTTCAGCATGCAAAGACAATTAATGTTTAAATCTGCCTTTGTGGTCTTATGTGGGGAAATTGATTTCTTGTGGGTGTTGTGACATATTGAAAACAACTTTAGCATCACCAGTTGGATCTCACTTGGCTCTCAAAGGGTCTGACAGCCCTGGGCTGGGAACCACTTTGGTCATTGAGGTTTAGGCTGGGGGTGCTTTGAGTGGGGAATTGGTGAAAACAAATCTGAAGGAGCTGGCTTCCTTGCTGGTACTTAGTAAAGTCATTTTTTACCTGGGAATTCTGAAGGACTGAGTTAGTCCTTCTTGGTTGCCCTGGTTTCTTTAGTATCAGACTGCTTCCTACCATGCAGCGTAGCTTGAAGCAGCCAGTTAGATACCACGCCTCTTCCCCAGCTGCACTTTGTTCTGAGATTCCACTGAATGGAAGCAGTAAAATGCTATCCCCACCTCTAAGGGGAATTACTGGTCCTTCTTGCTGGAGTAGCTTCTCAAGGGCAGACCCTGTTCTGTCTCCTTTGCCATTCTAGGTGCTTTGTAAATGTTTGCAGAATTAGTAGAGCTCCCATTGGGTCCAGGTAGCATATGGAGCTCTGGTGAGACATGCATTGGACCAGTTCCTGTTCCAAATAAGGAGACAACCCCAGTTGCTAATTCCAACCATTTGAGTGCCACTGTGGTGGTGGTCATGGCACTGAGTGGGCTCGGACCACTTAACCTAGGCAGGGAGCAGTcatggaaggcttcctggagtaTGTGAGCCCAGGGGCAAGCCAGGCAGAGAATTGAGGAAAGGGTATTTTAGGGAGGGACAACAGCAGGAGGGCACCTATTTTATAGTTGAGAGAACCACGGCTTAGATCCCAGGGGTCATTCTGTGGTGCCAGCTGTCTCTCCAGGACAAAATTGAATTGGATTTCTCCATATCTATGGGTGGTCACTAGGGCCCTTGGTTGTAATTGGTGGGTGTGATGGAGCTGACACGCTTTGGTCCTCTGTGTGGCAGGTCCCGTGTGGGTGCTGAGATGGCCAATGAGAATCATGGTAGTCCTCGGGAAGAAGCGTCCCTGCTGAGTCACTCTCCAGGCACCTCCAGCCAGCCCTGTTCTCCAAAGCCAATGCGCCTGGTACAGGATCTACCAGGTATTGACGAGGAGTGGTGGTAGAGCAGTGGGGAAGGAAGGGGCATCTGAGAACAGCCTGACCTGGGCCATGTTCCACATTTGTCTGCAGAGGAGCTGGTGCACGCGGGCTGGGAAAAGTGCTGGAGCCGGAGGGAGAACCGTCCCTACTACTTCAACCGATTCACCAACCAGTCCCTGTGGGAAATGCCTGTACTGGGCCAACACGATGTGATTGTGAGTGCCAGCCTTAGTCAGAGCAGCCTTTGGCAAGTGGGTCTTCCTTTGGTGTACCCTGAGCAGCTATATGTTTAGCCCTGTGCTGCAGATAGATACAATGTCCAGCAAGACAGTCCTTGCTTTCTTGGAATCTACACTCACATGAGAGACTGACAAGTAAACAGATAAATCTAATAGTGTGGAATAGAAAACTGCTTCGTGTTGAGGGCCCTGTGCAAGTGAGATAGGCATGCTCCCTGCTGGGGCTagggttcaagtgatagagtcccTGCCCGGCAAgcgcaagggcctgagttcaaaccccagtattgccaaaaagataCACATACGCCATGCCCTGTGGCGTGCTCAGTCTGCTCATGTGGTAGTAGGATCACACTTGTCGATTTGTATGAAGAATGGTATTGGAGTACATCAGGGACCCTGGcctgaggaaggggaagagacagGAAAGGTTCTTGAGAATCAGCCTTTAACTGATTAACTAAGTGAGAGTGGTAAGAGGGGAAATGGAAGAACACTCTAGGAACTGGAGTGTCAGTTTGATGGGAATTCCAGGAACGAGCTGTCTGGTGGGAATATTGGCTTTTGGGTCTCTCGCAGCTGTAACAACTTTTACTGGCTATAGTCAAGCAAGTGActttcattttgcatttgaaGACACTGAAATTCAGTGGGGGAAATGATTGGCTCAAGGCCTTACAGCTAACATAGGCAGAGCAGGATTTTTTCAGGGCCACACACACTCATGGTGTCACCAGAGGAGGTCCATTCACAGAGAACCTTGGTTTTTTGAAAATAAGCACttcttgagttttcttttattcctgactttcattcttttcttaaggaaaataaattagcGTACTGAGTGTCGATCTTGTGCCATATGTCATGCTATGCAAGTCATACTCACTGATTCGTGTCATAATCTTCTCAGTGGTGAAGTAGGGCTTAATGTGGCCATTCTGAAGGTGAGGGAATTAGGAAGGGGGGGTAAGCTTACCTGAGCCTGCAGAGTTACAAGTGGCAGGTGGGAGCAGAGCCCAGTGTTCTCCCCCTGCATCCCAGCTCTCTGTGCTCTTTGAGGAGTAAGAGTAGGGTGGGTGGGCAAGAAGATTCTGAATTACTGGGGTGCCTAAGCTGCTGGCCCCAGTTGCAACTCTGCTGGTCTCCCTCCACCAGTCGGACCCTTTGGGGCTGAATGCGACCCCACTGCCCCAAGACTCAAGCTTGGTGGAAACCCCCCCGGCTGAGAACAAGTCCAGAAAGCGGCAGCTCTCGGAAGAGCAGCCAAGTGGCAATGGTGTGAAGAAGCCCAAGGTGAGTGTGTGGGGTCTCAGGACATGCCTGGTAAGTGGCCATCGCaggcagccagccagccagcaggCCCTGTACAAGGGCTGGGCATCAGCAAGCTGGTCAGGAGGGAGGCCTGGGCTGCAGCTCACCAGGAAGCAGTGCTGAATTTGGGTTGCTGTCTCCTGAACTAATGCCTTTGATTTTTCTGTTCCAGATTGAAATCCCTGTGACACCCACAGGCCAGTCAGTGCCCAGCTCACCCAGTGTCCCAGGAACCCCCACACTGAAGATTTGGGGTGCATCCCCTGAAGATAAACAGCAGGCAGCCCTCCTCCGGCCCACTGAGTAAGTCCCTGTGGATTGGCTTGCAGGCGCCATTGGTGATGGCCTGCCAGCCTGGGACTCTGGGGTATGGTGGTGGAGGGCAGGGTATCTTAATTGCTCCTGTGTGTGCCAAGGGTGTACTGGGATCTGGATATCCAGACCAATGCTGTCATCAAGCACCGGGGGCCTTCGGAGGTCCTGCCCCCGCATCCTGAAGTGGAATTGCTCCGCTCCCAGCTGATCTTGAAGCTTCGGCAGCACTACCGGGAGCTGTGCCAGCAGCGGGAGGGTAATTGCCCCCAGGCCACAGCCCTCACGGTTTCCCTCCCGCTTTAGCAAGAGTTGGGACTACATCAGGTAGGCTTGGGGATGGCAGAGGGAGCTTGGTGCTTCAGAGCATGTGCTGCGGAGGGGAGCAGACCTGTTGGGAGTCCCCGCTCCATTGTCCGCTGGCTCTGTGATCCCAGGCACTTCGCTTAACTACTCTGTACTTTGGTTctctcatctgtaagatgaggACAGTAACCGATCTTACAGAAAGGGTGGCTAGAGCTGTTTGCCAGGCACTGTCAACACTTTTCACGTGTCTGTAAAAGATCATAAAGACAAGAATATCTATAGTGCACAGGATTATTCCAAGTAGTAAGTGAAATGGATAAGCACTCAATAAGTtgcagcttttaattttttttttttttcctactggagattgaacctagggcctggcacagggtaggcaagtgctctaccatttgagctacgcCTCTAACCCTTTAACTTTTATAAATAAGCCTTCTTGGCTTTGCTGAACTATAGACTCCTCCCTCCCTTATTAGCACTTGTTAACACTATGAAACTCAGTGAttcaagccagacatggtggcacacatctgcctgaggcaggaggatggcaagtaaTGAGGCTAGTGTGGGATATATGAGACCctgataactaaaaaaaaaaaacaaaaaaaaaaaaacgagaacAACAACAGAGAAACCCCCTAGTGATTCTCAGAatatagtttggaagatgcagccTGGAAAATAACCATGGGGGTACTAGGAAGCCTCTCTTGTGTGCTGAAGCGTGGATCTCAGCAGCTCTCATCCTGCAGGAATTGAGCCTCCTCGGGAGTCTTTCAACCGCTGGATGCTTGAGCGAAAGGTGGTGGACAAAGGATCTGATCCCTTGTTGCCGAGCAATTGTGAACCAGTTGTGTCACCTTCCATGTTTCGTGAAATCATGAATGACATTCCCATCAGGTATAGCTCCACAGCTGGGCCATTTGGTATCTGTGCTCAGTTGTGTAAAAGGGCTCTAACTTTGCCCACTTTCTAATCAGGTTATCCCGAATCAAGTTCCGGGAGGAAGCCAAGCGCCTGCTCTTCAAATACGCAGAGGCTGCCAGGCGGCTCATCGAGTCCAGGTTTGGCTCTCTGCCCTCTGAAGCAGGTCCATGACCAAAGAGGAAGGTCTAAGGCCATCTGGACCATGCTCACACAGGGCTGCTCCTGCTCCCAAAGACAGAACAAGGGGTGGGATGTAAGCCTAGAGGCCAATGCCTAGATGACAGCCAAATGGAATGAGGGGAAGAGGGTGGAGCAGACACCGGAATAGCTGATCCATATGCACAGCTGAGCCCTTTCTCCTGCCCTTGACTTGCAGGAGTGCATCCCCAGACAGTAGGAAGGTGGTAAAGTGGAACGTGGAGGACACTTTCAGCTGGCTTCGAAAGGACCATTCAGCCTCCAAGGAGGACTACATGGTGAGTGGGCCCCATAAGGAGGCCAGTTGAAAGGTTCTGTGACTGCTTTCTCCAGGAAGCCTCCTGTGCCTGTTGGGCTGGTTAAGGCTCCCACAGCAGACCTTGCCTTTTACCAGTCCCTAGACTCCTGACTATGGAGATGTTTACCCAAGCTCCTGGCTTTCTCCCAAAGATCATTTTCATTAATATTCTTAATGTGGTCTTAATCTTGGCCACATACAAGTAGCTGCCTTTTCAATTTAATGAATGTTCATCATCTCCCCTGAGAAGATTTCAGAAACAGATTGGTAAACTGCCAAACTGCTTTTTcttatgtgtgtgtttgtccatATTACAGTTAAGAGCCACCTTCAAATTTAATTCCCTTCTCCTGATATGTCCAGACAATTCTGTTGTCTGGTCAGAACCTATCACttcttaaaccactccaccagcactagcAATGGGCTTTCTTTTCAGGACCATTTTTCACAAGAGGCAAGGTTTCGCACTTCACGATAGTAACTGTGTACTTGACACGTAGAGAGTGACAAAGGTAGGTGTACTCACTAGCCAGAGTGACTCATTTTCACTCTTCAGTTTCCACAGGAGTGATTCAGCAAAATCACAAATGCCTATAGTTGTCCTTGCAAGTAGCTAAAAGCTCAACTTTTAAATCTGCACCAAGTTCCCTGTGTTGTAGTCATCTCTCCCTGGTAAACTGCAGATGCTGTGAGCTGGgaccatgcctggctcatctGTTTCTCCATGAATTAGCAATGGGTTCACCCAGCAGACACTGCTggcatttactgagcactcatGCCAGGGGCTTGGCAAATCCTGAAGGGGAACCACCACACTTAACATTCAGACTGCCCTCTTTAGTGTTTCATATTCCCTTGGTAGTTGAGGAGCAAGATTCAGAGAAGCAGGTAAGTAGCAGGGTGTTTCAAAACCAGGACTGCTGGAATCCGACAGCCCTGTAGTTGCCTTCTAGTCCTGCTGATGTCCTTTGGCCTCCAAAAATGTCCTGATCAGGAGTCTTCTCCAGGACCGTCTGGAGCACCTGCGGAGGCAGTGTGGCCCCCATGTCTCGGCTGCAGCCAAGGATTCTGTGGAAGGCATCTGCAGTAAAATCTACCACATCTCCCTGGAGTATGTCAAACGGATCCGAGAGAAGCACCTCACCATCCTCAAGGAAAACAACATTCCAGGTAGGGGCAAGGCGGCAGGAAGCCAGCTGAAGTGCCATCAGCTGTGCGTCCAGGTCCTGATTGAAGGAACAAGTGAGGCTGAGCCTCAAGGTTAGGGACTGGTTTGGAGAGCCCAGTGATTTTGGGGACAGGACCTGGTGTGTCCTTTGGCTAGAGAGTGTCAGCACTCTGGGAAAAGGAGAAGTGATGAGAAAGGAAGAGCCAGAAGTTGATAGAGAAAGATGGGCCAGTTAGTTATGTAGACCAGGGTTTACATCCATTCTCTGCAAGTCCCCCCACTTTCCCCAGATTGAGGTGTGATACTTGACCACAGGACTGTGAGTATTCATAGTATCATAGGGAACACAAACTGCTTACCTCCTAAAGATCACCAAGTAAGGTAGCCTAACTGTTAAGATGATGCAAAATTCATATGCCTGAGCCTACTTGTCTACCAGGCCCACAGCATGGCAAATGGGGTTTGCTTCAGTTCCAAGCATGTTGACACCAGTTTCTGCCCCTGCCAGTTGCCatggatttgttttgtttctaatggCTTTCTGTTCCCTTCATTACTGAAACTGTCTAACTCACAGTTTACTAATCCACGGAAGAGACTTCTCTCACTTGGTAcaaagtacctggcacatagtacgTGCCAAGGCTGTCTGGGACACTGTGGCCCCTCACTGCTTTCCCTGTCCACAGAGGAGGTGGAGGCCTCTGAAATGGAGCCCCGCCTGGTGTACTGCTACCCAGTGCGGCTAGCTGTATCTGCACCCCCCATGCCCAGTGTGGAGATGCACATGGAGAATAATGTGGTCTGCATCCGGTATAAGGGAGAGATGGTCAAGGTCAGCCGGAACTACTTCAGTAAGCTGGTAAGAGCCTGGGGGTAGAAGGGGCCTAGCTGATGGCACAAGTTGGGGCctgagatctttttctttttttttctgagatttttcttgACCCAGAGTCCTTAGCAGGTGGTCAGGGATAAGGGTGTAGGACCACTGCTGAAACTACTTTCTGTTCCGCAGTGGCTCCTTTACCGCTATAGCTGCATCGATGACTCTGCCTTTGAGAGGTTCTTGCCCCGAGTCTGGTGTCTTCTCCGACGGTACCAGGTAAAGGCCTTGGGCAGCTAAGGGAGGGCTCCCCTGGAGGGAGCAGGGAGACTGAGTCTGACCCTGACTGTGGCCATTGTGCAGATGATGTTCGGCGTGGGCCTCTATGAGGGAACTGGCCTGCAAGGATCACTGCCTGTGCATGTGTTTGAGGTCCTCCACCGACTCTTTGGTGTCAGCTTTGAGTGTTTCGCCTCACCCCTCAACTGCTACTTCCGCCAATACTGTTCTGCCTTCCCTGACACAGATGGCTACTTTGGCTCCCGAGGGTGAGAGCCAGGAGCTGCTGGGCCCCTTCTACCCATGCCTAGGAAGCTGTATCTAGACTATAGGTCTCACCTCAGCCAGCTGCTTCCTAATGCTTCAGGGTTTGGTAGTCTTGGGGGTAGTGAAGACCACttatcagctgtgtgaccttgggacaTGATGCTTAACCTCAGGGAATCACAGCCTTCCTGGCCCTGTGGGATGGTATGTGACACCTAACTGGTCTGTGGGCTTCTCAGTGAATTAGCTCAGGTTTAGAATAGGACCACTTGGTCCCAGACACTGAGAAATGGTAAGGCAGACCTCAGAGATCTCAAAACTAGCTGGGGCGGGGATGGGCACAGATGAAAGGAAAGGAGGTAAGCTGTCTCTAGCAGGAAGAAGTGGCTAGGCTGTCAGAAGGGAGACCCAGTGCTCAGCTAGGGACGCCCTTGGTGTGGCTTGTGCTATGGTGGTTTTCAATTCCAAGTCCTCAGCTTGGTGGATATGGACACCACCCCCAAGCCTCTGTCCTTCACTCAATGGACATGATCATTCCTTGCCCAAGAACAAGTTAAGGCGAGTGTGGGCCTCTGGCATGACTGTGGTCATCTCTTCGATGTGGCTGCCTAGGGGTAGGGGCAGCCTGTTTCTTGCCGGGTCCTGTTGGGACTTAGAATATTCACCTCTGTCCCCAGGCCCTGCTTGGACTTTACCCCGCTGAGTGGTTCCTTTGAGGCCAACCCTCCATTCTGTGAGGAGCTCATGGATGCTATGGTCTCTCACTTTGAGGTGGGTGTGTTGCTTGGGGGTGTGGGAAGCATGGCAGATAGAACTGCCACCCCCCTGGAGGGCGGTTCCTAAGCCTGTGCTACCTCCCACAGAAACTGCTGGAGAGCTCACCAGAGCCCCTGTCCTTCATCGTGTTCATCCCAGAGTGGCGGGATCCCCCTACACCAGCGCTCACCCGCATGGAGCAGAGCCGCTTCAAACGTCACCAGCTGGTCCTGCCTGCCTTTGAGCACGAGTACCGCAGTGGCTCTCAGCACATCTGCAAGAAGTGGGTGCTAGGGAGGCAGTGAAAGGAGGAGGGTCGGGCTGGCCAGGCCAGGCTGAGCCCCACCCTGAGCAGTTTCCTTTACCCACAGGGAGGAAATGCACTACAAGGCCGTCCACAACACAGCCGTGCTCTTCCTACAGAATGACCCTGGCTTCACCAAGTGGGGGCCAACACCTGAGCGTCTGCAGGAGCTAACCACTGCCTACCGGCAGTCAGGCCGTAGCCATGGCTCCAGCTCTTCCTCATCGTCCTCAGAGACCAAGGACCGGGACTCAGGCAGAGAGCAGGGCCCTAGCCATGAGCCTCATCCCACTTAACACAACCTGCGGGGAGGAGGAGCCCCACGGGTGCTGTATGGATGGTGGGACTCAGGCCTCTGGGGGCTGAGTGGACTCCAGGACCCTCCGCTGGGGTGGCAGCAAGACTTGGGCTGCCAGTGACATAGGAATATTAATGGCTCTAGCAGGGCTCTCCCTCCCTGCTCCTACTCCCCACCTCTGATTCGTTCCATGTCCCCTGTAAATAGGCCCATGCCTTTCCAACCCCATACTGACCCTGTTGCTGCCTTGTTTCATTTGTAAAAGGAAATACAGAACCCCCACCAATAATGTGTGAGGGTCTTGAGGGCAGAGGAAGCTGCCTGGAGCTACTTCTGGGACCACTCCCAGGCTCTTATGAGCCCTGGGTCTCCACACCCCACCCCAAGATCTCCACACAGCTGGGTTCCTGGTGACCTCTGCCTGTTCTCAGTAGGTTGGAGGAATCTAGGGCCTGAATCATCTT from Castor canadensis chromosome 5, mCasCan1.hap1v2, whole genome shotgun sequence encodes the following:
- the Pcif1 gene encoding mRNA (2'-O-methyladenosine-N(6)-)-methyltransferase isoform X1, translating into MAAAALGRARRRRQNGRSSRTCSRIPSSPLRAGAPNLLCPCPTCCFLCLGAFHRSRVGAEMANENHGSPREEASLLSHSPGTSSQPCSPKPMRLVQDLPEELVHAGWEKCWSRRENRPYYFNRFTNQSLWEMPVLGQHDVISDPLGLNATPLPQDSSLVETPPAENKSRKRQLSEEQPSGNGVKKPKIEIPVTPTGQSVPSSPSVPGTPTLKIWGASPEDKQQAALLRPTEVYWDLDIQTNAVIKHRGPSEVLPPHPEVELLRSQLILKLRQHYRELCQQREGIEPPRESFNRWMLERKVVDKGSDPLLPSNCEPVVSPSMFREIMNDIPIRLSRIKFREEAKRLLFKYAEAARRLIESRSASPDSRKVVKWNVEDTFSWLRKDHSASKEDYMDRLEHLRRQCGPHVSAAAKDSVEGICSKIYHISLEYVKRIREKHLTILKENNIPEEVEASEMEPRLVYCYPVRLAVSAPPMPSVEMHMENNVVCIRYKGEMVKVSRNYFSKLWLLYRYSCIDDSAFERFLPRVWCLLRRYQMMFGVGLYEGTGLQGSLPVHVFEVLHRLFGVSFECFASPLNCYFRQYCSAFPDTDGYFGSRGPCLDFTPLSGSFEANPPFCEELMDAMVSHFEKLLESSPEPLSFIVFIPEWRDPPTPALTRMEQSRFKRHQLVLPAFEHEYRSGSQHICKKEEMHYKAVHNTAVLFLQNDPGFTKWGPTPERLQELTTAYRQSGRSHGSSSSSSSSETKDRDSGREQGPSHEPHPT
- the Pcif1 gene encoding mRNA (2'-O-methyladenosine-N(6)-)-methyltransferase isoform X2, translating into MANENHGSPREEASLLSHSPGTSSQPCSPKPMRLVQDLPEELVHAGWEKCWSRRENRPYYFNRFTNQSLWEMPVLGQHDVISDPLGLNATPLPQDSSLVETPPAENKSRKRQLSEEQPSGNGVKKPKIEIPVTPTGQSVPSSPSVPGTPTLKIWGASPEDKQQAALLRPTEVYWDLDIQTNAVIKHRGPSEVLPPHPEVELLRSQLILKLRQHYRELCQQREGIEPPRESFNRWMLERKVVDKGSDPLLPSNCEPVVSPSMFREIMNDIPIRLSRIKFREEAKRLLFKYAEAARRLIESRSASPDSRKVVKWNVEDTFSWLRKDHSASKEDYMDRLEHLRRQCGPHVSAAAKDSVEGICSKIYHISLEYVKRIREKHLTILKENNIPEEVEASEMEPRLVYCYPVRLAVSAPPMPSVEMHMENNVVCIRYKGEMVKVSRNYFSKLWLLYRYSCIDDSAFERFLPRVWCLLRRYQMMFGVGLYEGTGLQGSLPVHVFEVLHRLFGVSFECFASPLNCYFRQYCSAFPDTDGYFGSRGPCLDFTPLSGSFEANPPFCEELMDAMVSHFEKLLESSPEPLSFIVFIPEWRDPPTPALTRMEQSRFKRHQLVLPAFEHEYRSGSQHICKKEEMHYKAVHNTAVLFLQNDPGFTKWGPTPERLQELTTAYRQSGRSHGSSSSSSSSETKDRDSGREQGPSHEPHPT